In Montipora foliosa isolate CH-2021 unplaced genomic scaffold, ASM3666993v2 scaffold_420, whole genome shotgun sequence, the following proteins share a genomic window:
- the LOC137988518 gene encoding fibroblast growth factor receptor 2-like: MADLEVLDELEEPQLRKRKSRKNTPEEKRKQNREWRKRTRQKKKAKEVGNDVPENNEKKPPEQFAAEVVVESMKEKRLVPSASTRRSGNAKRTRLSASTTTNSLDEQRKAFSRSAVMLRMALGEGESANSKLTKLAKLCFVADKALENILHRGISRNESLKRDLKELMPEHLEYLSTHPVGSGSYGQCFHAHYRGIDVIVKQMKYSNNAVDKEKARKNLLHEAEVIAVLGDHASLPMFFGVVTKSLPMCLVTQFHGLKEESTTLHQAASTKNMLTPAKYIAIFLKISSTLRYVHSKGYLHNDIKGNNVVLERTSSLEYNPILIDFGKSTKLGSLQCRQKQNATGSFGKSYLAPEVRRERLYSVASDIFSLARMPKVVSSLIGFYPKVRALVKEATEENLSARQKVAAVKL, from the coding sequence ATGGCAGACTTAGAAGTTTTAGATGAGCTCGAAGAGCCACAGTTACGAAAGAGAAAATCAAGGAAAAACACGCCTGAAGAGAAGCGCAAACAAAATAGAGAATGGAGGAAAAGGACTCGTCAGAAGAAGAAAGCCAAAGAAGTGGGGAATGATGTTCCTGAGAACAACGAAAAGAAACCTCCTGAACAATTTGCAGCAGAAGTGGTTGTCGAGAGCATGAAAGAAAAGCGGCTAGTTCCCTCGGCTTCCACTCGGAGATCAGGCAACGCGAAGCGTACCCGTTTGTCTGCCTCCACGACTACGAACTCTCTAGACGAACAACGTAAAGCTTTTTCAAGATCAGCCGTGATGCTACGCATGGCACTCGGAGAAGGCGAAAGTGCCAATTCAAAGCTGACAAAGCTCGCAAAGCTTTGTTTTGTTGCTGACAAAGCTCTTGAAAACATTTTGCATAGGGGGATCTCAAGAAACGAATCATTAAAACGCGATCTGAAAGAATTGATGCCTGAACATCTGGAGTACCTATCTACACATCCCGTTGGCAGTGGCAGCTATGGACAGTGCTTTCATGCACACTATCGAGGAATTGATGTAATTGTTAAACAAATGAAGTACAGCAATAACGCAGTGGACAAGGAGAAGGCAAGGAAAAATCTACTTCATGAAGCAGAGGTTATTGCTGTATTGGGTGATCATGCCAGTTTGCCGATGTTTTTTGGTGTGGTTACAAAAAGCTTGCCAATGTGTCTCGTTACACAATTCCATGGTTTGAAAGAAGAAAGTACAACTCTCCATCAAGCAGCCAGCACTAAAAACATGCTCACTCCAGCAAAATACATTGCCATTTTCCTTAAAATAAGTTCTACTTTGCGCTATGTTCATTCAAAAGGCTACCTTCATAATGACATTAAAGGAAACAATGTAGTATTAGAACGAACCTCGAGCTTGGAGTACAACCCGATTCTTATAGATTTCGGAAAAAGCACCAAGTTAGGGTCGCTGCAAtgcaggcaaaaacaaaatgcaacTGGCTCTTTTGGAAAGAGTTATTTAGCTCCTGAGGTCCGAAGAGAACGGCTTTATAGCGTTGCCAgtgatattttttctttagcAAGGATGCCCAAAGTTGTGTCATCTTTGATAGGATTTTACCCTAAAGTCCGAGCACTTGTGAAGGAAGCGACTGAGGAAAACCTGTCAGCTAGACAAAAAGTTGCTGCAGTTAAACTTTAG
- the LOC137988491 gene encoding transcriptional regulator Myc-1-like: MAVQVESFCKSFALENDSEATYFFHLEKDEVESEAYGIAPVPTHDIWKLFELLPTPPRSQSRSLRHSLVGFADNLQIVSENLDNRSAAHLATVEISLSSLKSKPIQDCMWNASKYEKKSSELRVMPKPNAEDLFETPCSTPPSVEYVSSDCVDPSTVFLNPVNESHQNLCVTHSSRDSEEEIDVLSIQKPKRKRPPQVTDEPPTKRLKPVAVRPKAVVSAQSPSKESKKDLKRQNSTTSDEDAKTIKRATHNARERKRRYDLKTSFHALRDEVPELKDKKRTAKITILRKAKDCVDKLKKDDTRFLAELNKEQRRNEELLDRLYALGQPKRK, encoded by the exons ATGGCTGTTCAAGTCGAATCCTTTTGCAAATCATTTGCTCTGGAAAACGACTCGGAGGCTACGTACTTCTTTCATTTGGAGAAAGACGAAGTGGAAAGCGAAGCATACGGCATAGCACCAGTCCCAACACATGATATTTGGAAACTGTTCGAACTTCTTCCAACTCCTCCTCGATCTCAATCCCGATCACTGCGACATTCTCTGGTCGGCTTCGCGGACAATTTGCAGATTGTGTCAGAAAATTTGGACAACCGTTCAGCTGCACATTTAGCCACGGTTGAAATTTCTCTGAGCAGTTTAAAGTCGAAGCCCATTCAAGACTGTATGTGGAATGCTTCTAAGTATGAAAAAAAGTCGTCGGAGTTGAGAGTTATGCCAAAACCAAATGCTGAAGACCTTTTCGAGACACCTTGTTCAACTCCGCCTTCCGTTGAATATGTCAGTTCTGATTGTGTGGATCCTTCAACAGTGTTTCTCAATCCGGTCAACGAATCACATCAGAACTTGTGTGTAACTCATTCTTCGAGAGATTCAG AAGAGGAAATAGACGTATTGAGCATCCAGAAACCGAAACGAAAGCGCCCTCCACAAGTCACGGACGAGCCACCTACAAAACGTTTAAAACCAGTAGCTGTCAGACCGAAAGCTGTTGTATCGGCCCAAAGTCCCTCGAAAGAAAGTAAAAAAGATCTTAAACGGCAAAATAGTACAACGTCTGATGAGGATGCCAAAACAATCAAAAGAGCAACTCACAATGCTCGAGAACGGAAACGAAGGTATGATCTCAAGACCAGCTTCCACGCTTTGCGAGATGAAGTTCCCGAACTTAAAGACAAAAAACGAACTGCAAAAATCACCATCTTACGGAAAGCAAAAGATTGCGTAGATAAACTAAAAAAGGACGATACAAGGTTTCTCGCGGAACTAAACAAAGAACAGCGGAGGAACGAAGAACTTTTAGACCGTTTATATGCTCTCGGACAACCAAAGCGAAAATAA
- the LOC137988519 gene encoding uncharacterized protein encodes MRSTIRAMCSKRNELNKQITECLSQLSNVCPSVLLQSISTKIQTLNNELLNHLNQTKNQKLENLTNPQKNRTAVTIPENLPFSDAEKSVLSKGLNFVPIAKKTDEFTTKQDVEKFLRRVQLKAFFHDKEDQSDTTEKDAFETLTTRKSKWTPPEGQFASIDFFIKKCRHEIRKLNFNRNTKFSNLSKEEWTALRNLKNRNDLVIKAADKGGAIVVWRTDLYQQEAIRQLSDTTFYTKVNKDLTSANQKIVKETIPELITKQELPVTAQNLIITTPRTSCIYFKPKIHKPNNPGRPIVSACSCPTELISSYLDKIMTRVVKSLPSYIKDSNHALEIFRTFNFSGENKIIFTMDITSLYTVIPNNEGLQALKYFLNQRPVKSPSSETLLRLAELILTLNCFSFGDNHYKQINSVAMGTKMDLATPTFS; translated from the coding sequence ATGAGAAGTACGATCAGAGCTATGTGCTCAAAACGCAACGaactaaacaaacaaattaccGAATGTCTCTCCCAACTTTCTAACGTATGTCCTTCAGTTCTACTACAATCTATTAGTACCAAAATCCAGACTCTGAACAACGAACTCCTCAatcatttaaatcaaactaagaACCAAAAACTAGAAAATCTCACGAATCCTCAGAAAAACAGGACAGCAGTCACAATTCCAGAAAACCTACCATTTTCGGACGCCGAAAAATCTGTTCTTAGCAAAGGCCTTAATTTCGTTCCTATAGCCAAAAAAACCGACGAATTCACAACCAAacaagatgtcgaaaaatttCTTCGCCGCGTTCAACTAAAAGCATTTTTCCATGACAAAGAAGACCAATCCGACACTACAGAAAAAGATGcctttgaaactttaaccacgCGTAAATCAAAATGGACTCCACCTGAGGGTCAATTCGCATCAATAGacttttttatcaaaaaatgcCGCCATGAAATTCGCAAACTAAACTTTAATCGCAACAccaaattttccaacctttccaaaGAAGAATGGACTGCTCTACGAAATCTCAAAAACCGGAATGACCTCGTCATCAAAGCAGCCGACAAAGGTGGTGCTATAGTCGTTTGGCGCACCGACCTCTATCAGCAAGAAGCAATTCGGCAACTTTCGGACACCACTTTTTACACCAAAGTGAACAAAGACCTAACTTCTGCCAATCAAAAAATCGTCAAAGAAACCATTCCTGAACTCATAACAAAACAAGAACTACCAGTCACTGCCCAAAATCTCATCATCACCACTCCTAGAACGtcatgcatttatttcaaacctaaaattcacaaacctaacaacccaggcCGTCCAATTGTTTCAGCATGCAGTTGCCCAACTGAACTTATCTCTAGCTATTTAGACAAAATCATGACGCGCGTAGTCAAATCACTACCTTCATATATCAAAGACAGCAACCATGCACTTGAAATTTTCCGTACCTTCAATTTctcgggcgaaaacaaaatcattttcaccatggacataaCATCCTTATACACTGTAATTCCCAACAATGAAGGCCTCCAAGCactaaaatactttttaaaccaACGTCCTGTCAAAAGCCCGAGCTCAGAAACTTTACTCCGTCTAGCTGAACTGATTCTCACACTTAACTGCTTTTCATTTGGCGACAACCACTACAAGCAAATCAACAGCGTTGCAATGGGAACTAAAATGGACCTAGCTACGCCAACCTTTTCGtag